CCGTCTACCGGTTCGAGTTCGGCCACACCGCCGGCGAGGTCCCCGAACGCGGGCCGGTGCCGCGGCCTGGTCGAGCACGCGGGGGGGCCGCGGGGTCGAGGTCGACGCCGGCGAGCGCGGGGCCGTCGCGCAGGTCGAGGGCGACGTCGGGCGCTGGTGACTGGACACCGGTGCTGAGCGCCGGCGAGCTCGTGGCCGTCGCAATCCACCTGGTCGAGCTCGGCCACGTCGCTGGCGAGCTCCTCGAGCGCGGGCTCGGCGTCGCGGCCTGGTCGTCCGCGGAGCGGCCGCGGGCGTCGAGCTGGACGCCGGCAAGCGCGCGATCGCGGCGCCGGCGTCGTACATGGCGCCGGAGCAGGCAGCGCGGCGGTGGCGTCGAGATGGCGCTGCCCGGCCTGCAAGGGCAGGATGAAGCTCGTCGCCATGATCAACGAGCCGAGCAACATCGCCCGCTTCCGCACCGCGCTCGGTGAGCCGAGCGACGTTCCAGGCTCCTGAAACCCCCGATCGCAGGGCGCCGTCGGCGACCCGGAGCCCCGAGCGTTGAAGAGCACCGTCCTGCGCCGAAAGGCGCTCGGGGACGCCGCGTAGCCGCAAGAACATCCCGGGCCAGACCAACGCCCGGAGGGCGACGTGTGCCCGCGGCACGCCGATGCGCCCCTTTGCACGCTCTGCGGCGCGCTCTACGCCGCGCTCTGCGCCGCGCGGGGCCCGCTCTTTCGACCCATGAACGAGGCGTCGCGACGCGCGCGGTCCCGCCACTTCGGTTCGCCCGCCACACTTCCTCGCGCAGCGATCCAGCTTCTTTTACCTACGCGCTTCCGGAAAGTGGATGAGCTGCAGCGGGTCAAGGGTCTTGGCCGGCGTTCCCTCCAACGACTGAGGCCGCTCGTGGTCGTCGATCCACCGTGACGTCCGCGCGGCGCGGGCACGACCAGGGAGACGTGGCGCGCGAGAGTCGCCCTCTCTGGCCCATCATCCCGCCCGCCACCACACGCGCGACGCGATCACCTCTGCGCCCCGATCGACCCGTGGCGTTCGCAGCGAACCCGCCGGAGGAGCGCGTCGCGCTCCGCGGTGTGCTCTCCGCGACCACGACGCTCGCGGTGCTCGTGCAGGAGACGGCACGCCGAGAGCTGTCCCTCGGTGGTCCCGAGCTCGAGCATCGCTCGCGCGCGCTCGAGCATCGGATCGATCCGAGCATGCGCCGCGCCGGAGTGCGCCCGGGACGACACCTTGCCCGCGGCGGAGACCGCGCGAGCCGTCGTGGTGCTGCCCTGATGGGCAGACACGGCGGAGACCGTGACGGCCTCTCGCCGTATCGCGCTCTCGGGTCGGCCCGGCCCCACGCCGCGCTGGTCGGCAGGCGCCACCGGCATCTCGAGCGCGGGCTGCGCGCGCCCCGAGGCCGCGAGCAGCGGCGCTTCGACGAAGCCAGCCGCTGGGCCGGGCCAGGCAGCGCCCGCCCCGAGCACGAGCCCCGCCGCCGCCGTCCCATGCAGCCTGAACCGGCGAAGCCCGCGCAAGGCGTCGCGAAGCCAGGCACCGGAGAAGAAGGGCACGAAGCACGGCACCGCGGGCTGCCTGCGCCGGTGCTGCGCCGCCTGCCAGCGCCCTGCCTCCTGCTCGATCTTGTCCCAGGCGGCAGCGAGCCGTGACTTGACGGTGTTCTCGGGGAGCGCGTGCGCCCCGGCGATCTCGGCGAGCGTCCGGCCCAGGAGCTCGTGCTCGATGAAGACCGTGCGACGAGCGTCGTCGAGCTTGTCGATGAAGCGCCAGAGGACGGAAGCCCGCTGGCGGGC
The DNA window shown above is from Sorangium aterium and carries:
- a CDS encoding RNA polymerase sigma factor; amino-acid sequence: MDVSTSASLAIAAPGTLGSDRFRRLARAMRVPAQDVDDVIQDAWLRILENRARIGLARDAAAYVDELVRNVVRNSRRRSRRRQEVIAPLQDEDPSDERPGPEASLIARQRASVLWRFIDKLDDARRTVFIEHELLGRTLAEIAGAHALPENTVKSRLAAAWDKIEQEAGRWQAAQHRRRQPAVPCFVPFFSGAWLRDALRGLRRFRLHGTAAAGLVLGAGAAWPGPAAGFVEAPLLAASGRAQPALEMPVAPADQRGVGPGRPESAIRREAVTVSAVSAHQGSTTTARAVSAAGKVSSRAHSGAAHARIDPMLERARAMLELGTTEGQLSACRLLHEHRERRGRGEHTAERDALLRRVRCERHGSIGAQR